In the Naumovozyma dairenensis CBS 421 chromosome 4, complete genome genome, one interval contains:
- the NDAI0D01470 gene encoding phosphatidylinositol kinase family protein (similar to Saccharomyces cerevisiae TOR1 (YJR066W) and TOR2 (YKL203C); ancestral locus Anc_1.515) — protein MLTLKKRAESKRLARKKLASTSHSTDDISTTSGQVSIPSNPNNSRRVLLVPGSDTTRLNEGDFTTADLDSAFSTFDPIFEQLKSPISQERINAAAELNISLISLVRELSVEDFQRFSNILNNKIFELVHGTDSNEKIGGILAVDTLINLYLHTEELPNQTSRLANYLRVLIPSNDIEVMRLAANTLGKLAVPGGTLTSDFVDFEVKTCLEWLTSTPETISSSSKQEYRKHAALLLITALADNSPYLLYPYINPILENIWRALRDIKLVIRMDAAVTLRKCLSIIRERDPSLTKDWFQKLFKGCQRGLTLNTNESIHATLLVYRELLSLRDSFLNGKLNEIYLSTIKYKDHKFEVIRKEVYAILPLLSSFDTKLFIKSYLDPIMLHYLMVLKSTTSSSTVNSDKAAILVSIGDIAFQVKSHITRYIDPILDTIRDGLKSKFKHRKLFEKELFYCIGKLACAVGPALAKNLNRDLLDLMLNCLLSDYMQETFIILNKEIPALEATINSRLLDYISASLSGQKYDVAGTLTPLEPLDMERSRRWRNKIIHDKTGEINDDIRDAQYLTQALKMLRSINYKKSLTEFARQIIIFYIEHEDSDVRKLAALITCELFTKDPICKQISRNALQSVSEVLSKLLTVSITDPVSEIRLEVLRHLTSAFDSHLAQPDNSRLLFMAVNDEIFTIQIEAIKIVARLSSVNPAYFMPSLRKTLLELLTQLRYSNMPRKKEEYATLLYTMIQSGSEITKPYIEPVLDVLLPRCQDPSSSVASTSLKALGELSVVAGEDIKKHLNVLMPLIINTFQDHSSFKRNAALKTLSQLATSSSYVIEPLLDYPELLGILINILRGDGPQDVKRETIKLIGILGALDPYKVRAIEGRASLESQIEQNTPSIDIALLMKGMSPSDDEYYPTVVVNTLLKILYDPTLSSHHTAVIQAILNIYQSLGVRCVSFLDKVVPGLLSVMRTCTPSLLEFYFQQLSMLISIVRQHVRPYVDEIFSVIQMFFPIIKLQITIISTIEAISKALESEFKKYVPLVLTSYLAILENDKSNKKAVSIRILKSLIVLGPYLEDFSHLIIPSVVRMSEYSPGMLGKIAVIALGKLAKNINLCEMSSRIVQTLIRLLNRGEPDLIKTSMNTLCLLLLQQGTDFVVFIPILNKVLINNHIQHSIYDQLVNKLLNNESLPTNIIFDKEFDVSSKELKENDSGYKKLPLNQEALKNTWEASQQRTKEDWQEWLRRLSIQLIRESPSPALRACANLVSVYYPLARELFNASFSSCWSDLYSPYRDDLIKALCVALSSPQNPPEIYQTLLNLVEFMEHDDKPLPIPFETLGQYAQKCHAFAKALHYKEVEFLQEPTAPTIEALISINNELHQNDAAIGILKLAQQHHDLQLKEIWYEKLQRWEDALTAYNEREVAGEGSIEVTMGKMRALHALGEWEQLGSLTEEKWAISKPNVQKLMAPLAAGAAWGLGQWDKLEEYSTVMNVHSSDKEFFDAILCIHRNNLDEGQHHILNARDLLLTELSTLINESYNRAYGVLVRAQIVSELEEIISYKKLPYNSSKRGLMRKTWNKRLLGCQKNVDIWQRVLRIRSLVIKPKQDADLWIKFANLCRKSGRMGLAKKALTSLLEEDGEPHRFNTVRASPLVVYSQLKYLWAIGSQEKALKYLMNFTSRVACDLGLDPSNMISEHYPQNDRIAPEATEEYMKLLARCFLKQGEWRVALEPNWRLKNPDEVLGSYLLATHFDNSWYKAWHNWALANFEVISVITSGGGTNITDKDISLGNINLQKSGMIGANTFDTEGGNYPLTMINRHVIPAIRGFFHSISLSDSSSLQDALRLLTLWFTFGGIPEANQAMHEGFTLIKIATWLEVLPQLISRIHQPNQFVSRSLLSLLSELGKAYPQALVYPLTVAIKSESVSRQRAALSIIEKMRMHSPVLVAQAELVSSELIRVAVLWHELWYEGLENASRHYFGENDISKMLSSLEPLHDLLQNGAETLREISFQNAFGRDLNNAYEWVNNYKQTKDKTNLNQAWDIYYNVFRKISKQLPSLQTLELPHVSPKLFNAHDLELAVPGTNILTKEIVKISSFEPVFSVISSKQRPRKVNILGSDGKQYQYVLKGHEDIRQDSLVMQLFGLVNTLLKNDDECFRRHLNIQQYPAIPLSPKSGILGWVQNSDTFHVLIKEYREARKIPLNLEHWVILQMAPDFDNLTLLEKVEVFTHALENTQGQDLYKVLWFKSRSSESWLERRTIYTRSLAVMSMAGYILGLGDRHPSNLMLNRITGKVVHIDFGDCFEAAILREKFPEKVPFRLTRMLRKAMEVSGIEGTFRITCENVMRVLRDNKESLMAILEAFAFDPLIHWGFDLSTEKIIEQTGIDLPSTNPNDLLRENRVTVEEAAKMEIEQKNAIRNARALLVLKRITNKLTGNDIGNNHELAVPEQVEQLIQQAISVENLCQHYIGWCPFW, from the coding sequence ATGCTTACGCTGAAGAAGAGAGCTGAAAGTAAAAGGCTGGCGAGAAAGAAGCTGGCTTCTACCTCACATTCGACAGACGACATATCCACAACTTCCGGCCAAGTATCCATACCAAGTAATCCAAACAATAGTAGAAGAGTCTTATTGGTTCCCGGATCAGATACAACTCGATTAAATGAAGGGGATTTTACAACTGCAGATTTAGACTCTGCATTTTCTACGTTTGACCCAATATTTGAGCAGTTAAAAAGCCCCATCTCACAAGAAAGGATAAATGCGGCAGCTGAATTGAATATATCTCTGATCTCTCTCGTCAGAGAACTCTCTGTAGAAGACTTCCAACGTTTtagtaatattttaaacaataaaatatttgaattagTTCACGGCACAGACTCAAATGAGAAAATCGGTGGTATATTAGCGGTAGATACACTTATCAACCTGTATCTACATACAGAAGAATTACCAAACCAAACCTCAAGACTAGCTAACTACCTGCGTGTTTTAATTCCATCCAATGACATAGAAGTGATGAGATTAGCGGCCAACACGCTGGGGAAGCTCGCTGTACCTGGTGGAACATTAACGTCTGATTTTGTGGATTTTGAGGTAAAAACGTGTTTGGAATGGCTGACTTCCACACCTGAGACTATATCGTCAAGTTCTAAGCAAGAATATAGGAAACATGCCGCTTTACTTCTAATAACCGCTTTAGCAGACAATTCTCCATACTTATTATACCCATATATTAATCCTATCCTCGAAAATATATGGCGAGCGTTGAGGGATATTAAGTTAGTTATTAGAATGGATGCCGCTGTAACTTTAAGAAAGTGTCTATCAATAATACGGGAAAGAGACCCTTCATTAACCAAGGATTGGttccaaaaattattcaaaggTTGCCAGAGAGGACTTACCTTGAATACAAACGAATCAATACATGCCACGTTGCTCGTTTATAGAGAATTACTATCCTTAAGAGATTCGTTCTTAAATGGAAAACTGAACGAAATATATCTATCCACTATAAAGTATAAAGATCACAAGTTTGAGGTAATTCGAAAAGAAGTATATGCAATTTTACCGttgttatcatcatttgataCCAAATTGTTTATCAAATCGTACCTCGATCCAATTATGCTTCACTATTTAATGGTTTTGAAAAGTACAACGAGTAGCTCAACAGTAAACTCTGATAAAGCTGCTATACTAGTTTCTATTGGAGATATTGCGTTTCAAGTTAAATCACATATAACGCGTTATATTGATCCCATTCTAGACACAATACGAGATGGCTTGAAAAGTAAATTTAAACATAGGAAGTTGTTTGAAAAAGAGCTGTTTTATTGTATAGGAAAGTTAGCGTGTGCAGTCGGCCCGGCCCTTGCGAAGAACTTGAACAGAGACTTATTGGATCTGATGCTTAACTGTCTGCTTTCAGATTATATGCAAGAAACGTTTATCATTTTAAACAAAGAGATACCTGCACTTGAAGCTACAATCAATTCACGACTTTTAGATTATATATCCGCATCACTTTCGGGGCAAAAATATGATGTAGCTGGAACGCTTACCCCACTGGAACCATTGGATATGGAAAGGTCTCGTCGTTggagaaataaaataatacatGACAAAACCGGTGAAATAAATGACGATATAAGAGATGCCCAATATTTAACGCAAGCGTTGAAAATGCTGCGTTCGATTAACTATAAGAAATCCTTGACAGAATTTGCGAGACAGATCataatattctatattGAACATGAAGATAGTGATGTCAGAAAACTTGCAGCGTTGATAACCTGCGAGTTATTTACAAAAGATCCAATTTGTAAACAAATATCGAGAAATGCTTTGCAATCTGTGTCTGAAGTCCTAAGCAAATTATTGACGGTTTCAATTACTGATCCCGTATCTGAAATAAGGTTGGAAGTTTTGCGACATCTCACCTCTGCATTCGATTCCCATCTTGCTCAACCTGACAATAGTCGCTTACTTTTTATGGCCGTAAATGATGAAATCTTTACTATCCAAATAGAGGCAATTAAGATTGTCGCTCGATTGAGTTCCGTTAATCCGGCATATTTCATGCCATCTTTACGAAAAACATTACTCGAATTATTAACACAATTACGATACTCTAATATGccaagaaagaaagaagagtATGCGACGCTATTATATACCATGATCCAGTCCGGTAGTGAGATTACAAAACCATATATAGAACCAGTTTTGGACGTTCTATTACCAAGATGCCAAGACCCTTCTTCTAGTGTAGCTTCAACTTCGCTGAAAGCCCTAGGGGAGCTTTCCGTGGTTGCTGGAGAAGACATAAAAAAACATCTTAATGTTCTCATGCCGCTAATCATAAATACCTTTCAAGATCATTCAAGTTTCAAGAGAAATGCTGCATTAAAAACACTTAGTCAATTAGCAACTTCTTCTAGCTACGTAATAGAGCCTTTATTGGACTATCCAGAGCTGTTGGGTATTCtgattaatattttaaggGGAGATGGTCCACAAGATGTGAAGAGAGAAACAATCAAGTTAATTGGTATTTTAGGTGCTCTTGATCCATATAAAGTGAGGGCAATTGAAGGACGTGCAAGTTTAGAAAGTCAAATCGAACAAAACACTCCTTCAATCGATATTGCACTTCTCATGAAAGGAATGTCTCCCTCCGACGACGAATACTATCCCACAGTTGTTGTAAATACccttttgaaaattttatatGACCCAACACTTTCTTCTCATCACACAGCTGTAATACAAGCAAtcttaaatatttatcaaagTCTGGGGGTTCGATGTGTATCTTTTTTGGACAAGGTTGTCCCGGGATTACTGTCAGTAATGAGAACGTGCACCCCGTCCTTATTGGAATTTTATTTCCAGCAACTAAGTATGCTCATTTCAATTGTAAGGCAGCACGTTAGACCCTACGTAGATGAGATTTTCAGTGTTATCCAGATGTTCTTCCCTATCATTAAACTACAAATCACTATTATTTCTACTATAGAAGCCATTTCAAAAGCACTTGAAAGtgaattcaaaaaatacGTTCCCCTCGTACTAACGTCCTATCTTGCTATCCTTGAGAATGACAAGTCGAATAAAAAGGCGGTCTCAATCCGAATTTTAAAGTCCCTTATCGTCTTAGGACCATACTTGGAAGACTTTTCTCATCTTATCATACCTTCAGTGGTAAGGATGTCCGAATATTCACCTGGCATGCTAGGAAAAATTGCAGTTATTGCATTGGGAAAACTtgcaaaaaatataaaccTTTGTGAAATGTCGTCAAGAATCGTTCAAACGTTGATACGATTGCTAAACAGGGGTGAACCTGACCTTATTAAGACATCAATGAATACTCTATGCTTACTTTTGCTACAGCAAGGCACAGATTTTGTTGTCTTTATCCCAATTTTGAACAAAGTCCTCATAAATAACCACATACAACATTCAATTTACGATCAGTTAGTCAATAAACtattgaataatgaaaGTTTACCTACTAATATTATCTTTGACAAAGAATTCGATGTCTCCTCAAAGGAGCTTAAGGAAAATGACTCTGGTTATAAGAAATTACCACTCAATCAAGAAGCGTTGAAAAATACCTGGGAAGCTAGTCAGCAAAGGACCAAGGAGGACTGGCAAGAATGGCTGCGGAGATTATCCATCCAATTGATACGAGAATCGCCTTCACCTGCACTCAGGGCATGTGCTAATCTGGTAAGTGTCTATTACCCTCTGGCTCGTGAGCTATTCAACGCATCATTTTCTAGTTGTTGGAGTGACTTGTATAGCCCGTATCGAGATGATCTTATTAAGGCACTATGCGTGGCATTATCATCCCCGCAAAACCCTCCGGAAATATACCAaacattattgaatttagtTGAATTCATGGAACATGACGACAAACCGTTACCGATACCATTTGAGACATTAGGACAATATGCCCAGAAATGCCACGCCTTTGCGAAAGCACTGCATTATAAAGAAGTAGAATTTCTGCAAGAACCAACAGCGCCGACTATAGAAGCTTTAATAAGCATAAATAACGAACTCCACCAAAATGATGCGGCCATCGGTATTTTAAAGTTAGCACAACAACACCATGATTTACAATTAAAGGAAATATGGTATGAAAAATTGCAACGTTGGGAAGATGCGCTAACCGCATATAACGAACGTGAAGTTGCAGGTGAAGGAAGTATCGAAGTTACTATGGGTAAAATGAGAGCGCTGCATGCGTTAGGCGAATGGGAACAATTAGGTAGTTTAACAGAGGAAAAATGGGCGATCTCGAAACCCAATGTCCAGAAATTAATGGCACCATTAGCAGCTGGGGCTGCTTGGGGCTTGGGCCAGTGGgataaattagaagaatataGTACAGTTATGAATGTCCATTCTTCtgataaagaattttttGATGCCATCTTATGTATCCATCGGAACAATCTCGATGAGGGCCAACACCATATACTTAACGCGAGAGATCTGCTTTTAACAGAATTATCAACACTAATCAATGAAAGCTACAACAGAGCTTACGGTGTCCTCGTAAGGGCCCAAATTGTATCagaattggaagaaatCATTAGTTACAAAAAATTACCGTATAATTCGAGTAAAAGAGGCTTAATGAGAAAAACTTGGAATAAAAGATTACTTGGCTGCCAAAAAAACGTAGATATTTGGCAGAGAGTTTTAAGAATTCGCTCTTTAGTCATAAAGCCCAAGCAAGATGCCGACCTTTGGATTAAGTTCGCGAATTTATGTAGGAAATCGGGTAGAATGGGACTGGCTAAAAAAGCATTAACTTCCCTTTTAGAAGAAGACGGTGAGCCACATCGTTTCAATACTGTTAGAGCAAGTCCACTGGTAGTTTATTCACAGTTAAAGTACTTATGGGCAATCGGTTCTCAAGAAAAAGCCTTAAAATATCTGATGAATTTCACATCTCGAGTGGCATGTGATTTAGGCCTCGACCCGAGTAATATGATTTCTGAACATTATCCACAGAACGATAGAATTGCACCAGAAGCCACTGAAGAGTACATGAAATTATTAGCACGTTGCTTTCTAAAACAGGGTGAATGGCGTGTCGCATTAGAGCCAAACTGGCGGCTCAAAAACCCAGATGAAGTCCTGGGGTCGTACTTATTGGCCACTCATTTCGATAACAGCTGGTATAAGGCGTGGCATAATTGGGCATTGGCAAATTTTGAAGTTATCTCGGTCATTACATCTGGTGGGGGGACGAATATTACCGATAAAGATATCTCTTTAGGAAACATAAATCTCCAGAAAAGTGGTATGATCGGTGCAAACACATTCGATACGGAAGGAGGTAATTATCCACTAACCATGATCAATAGACATGTAATTCCAGCAATTCGTGGGTTCTTCCATTCCATTTCTCTCTCCGATTCTAGTTCTTTACAAGATGCTTTAAGATTATTGACATTATGGTTTACGTTTGGTGGTATCCCAGAAGCAAACCAAGCTATGCACGAAGGTTTTACATTGATTAAGATCGCTACATGGCTTGAAGTGTTGCCGCAACTAATTTCTAGAATTCATCAACCCAATCAGTTTGTGAGCAGATCGCTATTGTCGTTGTTATCTGAGTTAGGTAAGGCCTACCCGCAAGCACTCGTTTACCCGTTGACGGTGGCGATTAAGTCAGAATCTGTGTCGAGACAAAGGGCAGCATTATCAATTATCGAGAAAATGAGAATGCATAGTCCCGTTTTAGTCGCTCAAGCTGAACTAGTCAGTAGTGAGCTTATTCGTGTTGCTGTTCTTTGGCATGAATTATGGTATGAAGGGTTAGAAAATGCCAGCCGACACTATTTTGgagaaaatgatatatcAAAGATGCTATCTTCTTTGGAACCATTACATGATTTATTGCAGAATGGCGCAGAAACTCTTCGTGAGATCTCATTTCAGAACGCCTTTGGTAGAGATCTTAACAATGCCTATGAATGGgttaataattataaacaaACTAAGGATAAAACTAATCTGAACCAAGCGTGggatatatattataatgtTTTCCGAAAGATTAGCAAGCAACTACCATCGTTACAAACTTTAGAGTTGCCACACGTATCTCCTAAGCTTTTCAATGCACATGATTTAGAATTAGCTGTTCCAGGTACCAATATTTTAACTAAAGAAATAGTTAAGATATCGTCATTTGAACCGGTATTTTCTGTAATTTCATCGAAGCAAAGGCCCCGTAAAGTTAATATATTAGGAAGTGATGGAaaacaatatcaatatGTACTAAAAGGGCATGAAGATATTAGGCAAGATAGTTTAGTGATGCAACTTTTCGGATTAGTAAATACCTTACTGAAAAACGATGATGAATGTTTCCGCCGTCACTTGAACATACAGCAGTACCCTGCTATCCCATTATCACCTAAATCTGGTATTCTAGGTTGGGTTCAAAATAGTGATACATTCCATGTTTTAATTAAGGAATATCGTGAAGCAAGGAAAATCCCTTTAAACCTTGAACATTGGGTAATTCTGCAAATGGCACCAGATTTTGACAATTTGACCTTATTAGAAAAGGTCGAAGTCTTTACGCATGCCTTAGAAAATACACAAGGTCAAGATTTGTACAAAGTCTTATGGTTCAAGAGTAGGTCCTCAGAATCCTGGTTGGAGCGTCGAACTATATATACCAGATCACTTGCAGTAATGTCCATGGCTGGATATATACTTGGTTTAGGAGATCGTCATCCAAGTAATTTAATGCTAAACAGAATAACAGGAAAAGTAGTTCATATTGACTTCGGTGATTGTTTTGAAGCTGCAATATTACGTGAGAAATTTCCAGAAAAGGTACCATTTAGGTTGACAAGAATGCTTAGAAAAGCAATGGAAGTAAGTGGAATTGAAGGCACTTTCCGGATCACATGTGAAAATGTTATGAGAGTTTTAAGGGATAATAAGGAATCACTTATGGCAATATTGGAAGCTTTTGCGTTCGATCCTTTAATCCATTGGGGCTTTGATTTATCGACAGAAAAGATTATTGAACAGACTGGAATCGATCTTCCAAGTACAAATCCAAATGACTTACTAAGAGAAAATAGGGTAACTGTTGAAGAGGCAGCTAAGATGGAGATCGAACAGAAAAATGCTATAAGGAACGCTAGAGCCCTCCTAGTATTGAAACGTATTACAAACAAGTTGACAGGTAATGATATCGGAAATAATCATGAACTTGCTGTACCGGAACAGGTAGAACAATTGATCCAGCAAGCCATCTCAGTCGAGAACCTGTGCCAACATTACATTGGTTGGTGTCCGTTTTGGTGA
- the LOS1 gene encoding Ran GTPase-binding protein LOS1 (similar to Saccharomyces cerevisiae LOS1 (YKL205W); ancestral locus Anc_1.519) yields the protein MLQRIREVITIANSPTSDPASKKQALDFLTEARSDPNAAQLFSSLLTDLQSDDLARFVALQVLCDIVKDSSNNNSQQSLIFIKDVVSELLQTKITNNIRDPEYVRNKISELITGLFYNMYGDCNSNHWSSFFQDLITLSKIDSLTKSPIDEFSKLGLDYFLRICGFINSEIADQTFIRSKELQIKNNNLKDTMRIRDIQTLVTIWLNTLKASIPQQLQQQSNATGIVVLTLSVIGSYISWIDLSLIVNPEYISVIYSYLDFPGTRIACAQALCEIIAKKMKPMEKLNLLSMLNLTDKVTSLEHDDIEVYEQLAKLSASVGLELSIILEQCNEGDSTPEIQQVANSADQQILTQVAPLVFKFMSHEYDSVTQQCFPFISQYLSILKKIFALGGKPGCAIALMSKKQPLDPQHQEFIISLLNIIFKKMKIDESSDEDSEDEIEEFTETIRSKLKIFQDSIAIINPAIYLENISNHIQLCLAETDWRYLELGIYQMTNLSESIKNNLFGITKNEIASSQPTMVMFKFMDILLRNSAVFQIDNQYVQILFFELVVRHHSYLSGEKDDIVLLNIFCSNFGMFNKREKVRLRTWYLFTRLLKTTKPKFSVSVLSEIIAKLVPLLQIKVINLNQDGTESDTTFDNQLYLFEGVGLLIGGNSDSTYNILDEILTPLFTELEKCISAQSQDRAIILQCHHILMAIGTLARGIHGGLVPENQVNNALVSKKLIDRSLIEKFSNIAEVVLVTFSYFNKYENVRDASRFTFSRLIPILNNEMVPFANKLIALFLESDLKMLEMNDFLGFLGQMIHMFRKDEGCYQLFNELLTPVIAKYHAVLEGIEDENTKGPQSWYPDSSNVKDTSTNGKNIVLTDTFRDKVIMSKAYFAFLQTLITNSVTSLLLTEKTRQILPSLLTELLTYTPEEVQETSAMKLALNVLNNFIKYFGSGKCTDPNDTHAVGLERLDGLNEFFITKIVPLVFEIPFRPEYKFNVKEGGYRIVATDLSRALKEIYLQSGGGSDVNANPCLKYMVDLYLPQIQFPQQLIMELVEALITSDQKGFEKYYLTLIGKLTS from the coding sequence ATGTTACAAAGAATCAGAGAAGTCATCACTATTGCGAATAGCCCAACCTCTGACCCTGCAAGTAAGAAACAAGCGTTAGACTTTTTAACAGAAGCTAGATCCGATCCAAACGCCGCCCAGCTTTTCTCGTCCCTATTGACAGATCTCCAATCAGATGATCTTGCAAGATTCGTTGCTTTACAAGTTTTATGTGACATAGTTAAAgattcttctaataataactcTCAAcaatcattaattttcattaaagatGTCGTCTCTGAACTTttacaaacaaaaattacGAATAATATTCGAGATCCAGAGTACgtaagaaataaaatttcagaATTAATTACCGGCCTCTTTTATAACATGTATGGAGATTGTAACTCTAACCATTGGTCATCATTTTTCCAAGATTTAATCACCCTTTCAAAGATTGACTCATTAACAAAATCTCCGATAGatgaattttcaaaattagGTTTAGATTATTTCCTGAGGATATGTGGGTTTATTAATTCGGAAATCGCAGATCAAACTTTTATAAGGTCCaaagaattacaaattaaaaataataacttaAAAGATACCATGAGAATAAGAGACATTCAAACACTAGTTACCATCTGGTTAAATACATTAAAAGCATCCATACCGCAACAACTGCAACAACAATCTAACGCAACTGGTATTGTAGTTCTGACTTTGTCCGTTATTGGTTCTTACATATCTTGGATTGATCTTTCCTTAATTGTTAACCCAGAGTATATCTCCGTCATTTACAGTTACCTAGACTTCCCAGGAACAAGAATTGCATGCGCTCAAGCCCTCTGTGAAATTATTGCTAAAAAGATGAAGCCTATGGAAAAGTTAAATCTACTATCAATGTTGAACCTTACAGATAAAGTTACATCTTTAGAACACGACGATATAGAAGTTTACGAACAACTGGCAAAATTATCCGCATCCGTTGGTCTGGAACTTTCAATTATTCTAGAACAATGTAATGAAGGTGATTCAACACCTGAAATACAACAGGTAGCAAACTCAGCTGATCAACAAATCTTAACACAAGTAGCGCCAttagttttcaaattcatgTCTCATGAATATGACTCAGTTACTCAACAATGTTTCCCATTTATATCACAATACCtttccattttgaaaaaaatatttgcaTTAGGTGGTAAACCAGGTTGTGCCATCGCGTTAATGTCTAAGAAACAACCACTAGATCCTCAACATCAAGAATTTATCATATCcttattgaatattatctttaaaaaaatgaaaattgaTGAATCATCCGATGAAGATtcagaagatgaaattgaagaatttactGAAACAATTAGAtccaaattgaaaattttccaagatAGTATTGCCATAATTAATCCTGCCATCTATTTAGAGAATATTTCTaatcatattcaattatgTCTAGCGGAAACAGATTGGAGATATTTAGAATTAGGTATTTATCAAATGACAAACTTAAGTGAAagtattaaaaataatcttttcGGTATTACTAAAAACGAAATCGCCTCATCACAACCAACCATGGTTATGTTTAAATTCATGGATATATTACTACGAAATTCTGCAGTTTTCCAAATCGATAATCAATATGTGcaaattttattcttcGAGTTGGTGGTAAGACATCATTCATACTTATCTGGTGAAAAGGATGATATAGTtctattaaatatattctgTAGTAATTTTGGAATGTTTaataaaagagaaaaagtaAGATTAAGAACGTGGTATCTATTTACCAGGTTATTGAAAACCACCAAACCAAAATTCTCTGTATCAGTATTATCCGAAATAATTGCCAAACTCGTACCCCTATTACAAATCAAAGTTATTAACCTAAATCAAGATGGTACTGAAAGTGATACTACTTTTGATAATCAATTATATCTTTTCGAAGGGGTAGGTTTGTTAATTGGAGGTAATTCAGACTCCacatataatattttggatGAAATCTTAACTCCATTATTTacagaattagaaaaatgtATATCTGCTCAATCACAGGATCGCGCTATTATATTACAATGTCATCATATATTAATGGCTATAGGCACTCTTGCAAGAGGTATACATGGTGGTTTGGTCCCGGAAAATCAAGTTAATAATGCTTTAGTATCCAAAAAATTGATAGACAGATCcttgattgaaaaattctcCAATATAGCAGAGGTGGTGCTTGTAACTTTTTCAtactttaataaatatgaaAACGTGAGAGATGCATCAAGATTTACTTTCTCAAGATTAATTccaattttaaataatgaaatggTCCCATTTGCAAATAAGTTGATAGCGTTGTTTCTTGAAtcagatttgaaaatgttgGAAATGAATGACTTCCTAGGTTTCTTAGGCCAAATGATTCACATGTTCCGCAAGGATGAAGGTTGttatcaattatttaaCGAGCTGCTTACACCAGTAATTGCAAAGTACCATGCTGTTCTAGAAGGaatagaagatgaaaatacaaAAGGACCGCAAAGTTGGTATCCTGATAGCAGTAATGTCAAAGATACAAGTACCAATGGTAAAAATATCGTCTTAACAGATACATTTAGAGACAAAGTCATAATGAGCAAGGCATATTTCGCTTTCCTTCAAACACTAATAACAAATTCTGTGACATCGCTGTTATTGACAGAAAAAACAAGACAAATCCTACCCTCTCTCTTGACAGAATTATTAACTTACACCCCGGAAGAAGTTCAAGAAACGTCAGCCATGAAATTAGCATTGAACGTCCTTAACAATTTCATTAAGTATTTTGGTTCTGGCAAATGTACAGATCCAAATGATACCCACGCAGTTGGCTTAGAAAGGCTGGATGGACTGAATGAGTTTTTTATCACTAAAATAGTCCCATTAGTCTTTGAAATCCCATTTAGACCAGAGTATAAGTTTAATGTTAAAGAAGGCGGCTATAGAATTGTTGCTACGGATCTTTCACGTGCgttgaaagaaatatatcttcaaaGCGGAGGTGGGTCCGATGTCAATGCTAATCCTTGTCTTAAATATATGGTCGACTTGTATTTGCCACAAATTCAATTTCCGCAACAATTGATCATGGAATTAGTAGAAGCTTTAATAACAAGCGATCAAAAAGGTTTTGAGAAATACTACTTGACCTTAATCGGTAAGTTAACTTCATAG